A region of the Desulfobacter postgatei 2ac9 genome:
CTGAAATCTCTTTTAACGGCTTGTCGCCCATGGTTGTTTTTATCCAAAGTCTGAAAAGCTGTTCCTCGGTTACAGCTGTTTTGGTCTTCGCCTGGATTATGGCCGGATAATAAATTTCATCAAAATAGGTGGACAGGGATATGTTGTCTTTTTCTTTTTGTTCTTGCCGGGCTTGCTCCTGCTGCTTTTCCTCCTCAACCTTTGTCCGGACATCTGACAAACGGCTTTCTCCGTTGTTGTGTATATCGGTTGGCCAACTCTGCCCCCACATAGCCCCCACTTTTAGGCTGACGTAAGGTGTTTTTATGTGAAATAAACTGAAGGTAAAATACTGTTCAGATATAATAATGTCAAGTAATATCGGTATGTTTATGTGATTTTGTGAAAAGTTGTGAAAGTGTTTAAAACTGACTCTTAATCAGTAGGTCCTGGGTTCGATTCCCCGATGGCCCACCATTACAGCAATAAGGCTTTCAGCGGTTTTTCGTTGGAAGCTTTTTTGCGTTTTAAAGACTTTCTGTGTGAGGGTCTGTGTCAGTGATGTCCGGTTAGGTTTTTGCAAAGGAAATTTAATCCAATTTTTTATAACAGCCATGGGCTGACCTGACATATCAACTGACAGGCATAGCCCACAACAAGGCTTGAAAGATCTGAGTACCTTACCCAGACCTTCTTATAAAAAAACGCATTTTTTGTTGACAATAGCGCGGATAGAGGAGATCTATGCATCTCTGGTTAGTTTTAATAAGTCGGATAAAAATGGTTTAAATCAACCGTCCACATTGGCAGATGATCGCTACTGTCAAAACCTTTATTAAGCCATAATCCGGGGAAACCGTTCTCTTTAGGTTTGCTTAATCTGATAAAACATTCGCAGATATACAGCCAACCGTCTTTACCGATCAGCGGAAACCCTTTTGATGTTTTGATTTGTTCCCAGTCCGGCAGAATAAGTTTATAAAGGGCAATCAAGGCTTCTTCCGTGCTTTTGGACTGTTTAAAGATATGGTCAACTTGCTCTTTTGTTATTTCCATCAGACCTCTTTAACCTCCTGGCTTAAATCTCAAATCTTTTATTCTTAAAATGGTTCTAAATATGCAATATAAGTACCATGATTGAAAAATATTTCTATACAGAATGTTATGATTTTCTGTGGGTGAGGAAGGGGATGGTCTTCGATACTTTTTTATCCAATTCTTGGGTAAATTTTTTGTTATTTGGAAATTAATGCATACTGTTGATCAAATGTGTTTTAACATAACCAATTGCCCTGGCAAAAGTAAAAGAACTTTACCCAATCCTGTTTTTTTACTATGAAAGAGAAGTATAAATAAACCGCTTTCCTTTGTTAAAGAATTTTATTCTCAAGGAGAAAAAATGCCTGTAATTGTCCAATATATTGTTGTCAGGGATGGAGATAAAAAGATGACATTCGCGACAAAAAAAGAAGCAGACGCCTATGACAAGATGCTAGATATTGCCGACAATTTGTTTGATTTTCTTGAAAATTCCGATATCGTTCTTGATGAAACCCGCAAAGAAGAAATCTCCCTTTTGTTGGCTGAAAAACGTGATGAGGTGATGCCCATTTTAAGGGGCGTCTCCCCCAAAGCCCAAAACAACCGTAAAAAAAACGCCTCTTCTTCAGAAACTGCCAAAATCCGGGGCAAAGCCGTTGCAAAACAGGCTGCGTCCAAACCGGCCGAGACCTCTGAAGCCAACACAGATCCTGAAGTCAAGCCTGTTGCCAAGTCTGCGGCCCAGGCCGCTCCTCCCATAAAGGAGGCATCTTCAAAAAAGAGTGGATAGACGGGATAGTTTTTTAAATCCAAGTGTCGGTTTTTGGCCAAAGGAAAATACCTATGCCGTCTTTTTTATTTAGGCTGATGCGTGTGGTTGCAGTTCTGCTGTTTGCAGCAGTCGTGGCGTTGTGGTTATTTGTTTCCAGGGAAAAACCCCAAAAAAAGGAAATGGTTAATACGCCTCCCAAGGTGTTATGTGTTCCCGCAGTATCGGGCAATGCTGATATGATCGTTGTTAAGTGCCGTGTCAAAGGGGAACAAAAAGAAAATGTGTTTAAGATTCCACGAACACTCATGCGCTCTCCCGATACCCTGTATCTGGCTAAGGCAAATCATCTCGTGATTAAGACGGTCAAAGTGATCCGGCGGTTTGAAGACGATGTTTATATTACAGACGGCTTGACCCCCGGTGATCTGATCATTGAATCTCCCCTGCCCGGGGCTTTAGACGGTATGGCAATCACGGTTAAAAAGGCCGGGGAGAACTAAATGAAGGCCCTTGGCAAATGGTCGGTGGCGCATCGGGTTACGGTGAATCTGATCATGGTGTTTCTGATTGTTGCCGGGATGTTTACGGCCATGAACATGAAGCGGGAGATGTTCCCGCAGTTCTCTTTGGATATGATCAGTATTGCCGTGGATTGCCCGGGCGCCTCCCCCGAGGATGTGGAAGAAGGTATCTGCATCAAAATTGAAGAACAGCTCAAAAGTCTTGAAAATATCAAAACAATGTATTCTACTGCGGTTGAAGGACATGCCGGCGTGGTACTGGAACTGGATGCCGGCACGGGCATTACCGCCAAGCTTAATGAAGTCAGAACAGAGATTGACCTGATTGACTCTTTCCCCACCCTGGCCGAAGATCCTGTGGTGGTTGAGATCAAAAACAATGAGCCGGCCATTTATGCGGCTGTTTACGGTGATGTAGCCGAACGAACCCTTAAACAGACTGCCGAAAAAATCAGGGATGATCTGGTGGGTTTTGATGAAATATCGCTGGCAGAACTCATGGGGGTTCGGGAGTATGAGATTTCCGTGGAGATTTCAGAAGAAAATCTGCGCAACTTTTCCCTCTCTTTTGATGATGTGGTGCGCGCCGTGGGCTCGGGAAGCCTTGAATTGCCCGGCGGGCTGATCAAAACCAGTGGTGGCGAATTTTTAATCCGGGCCAAGGGCAAACGGTATACCGGTGCTGAATATGAACAGATTCCCCTGGTGACAAGGGCTGACAGCACTGTGGTGCTGGCCCTGTTTCTGGATTTAGGCCTTGCCTTCTGGGTGGCATCGGGTATTCCTATCTCCTTTACTGCGCTATTGTGTCAAAAATAGGTATTTTACTCTGGTACTGGGCCTAGGATCTCTGATCATCAGTTTAGGACTGATTGCCAGCGGCCATGTGCCGTACACTTTTTTCCCCAAAAGTGATTCCAACTGGATGTTTTCGGAGATCGTTTACCCTTTGATACCACCCAGAAAACCATTACACAGATTGAAGCCGGGGCCTTTAAACTCAACGATTATTTCAGGGATCGGGTTGAGGACAACAACGATCTTAAGGAGGAGATTGCATCCTATCCGGGCACCTTTGACATCACCGATGATTTCAGACCCGGAAAGATGGAAAAACAGATCTATATCCAACCGGGCGCCGAATCTTTAGGCGTGACCATGGCAGACATCGCCACCCAGCTTCGCCAGGGATATTATGGTGATGAGGTTCTTAAAAGAGTCTTAGTTTCGGCCTGGTTGCGGCCACGGCGTTGACACTTGTTTTTGTACCGGCCCTGTATGTGGTGATCCGTGAATTAACCTTGTTTGTGACAGGGGATCAGGATGTACCCTAAGACTAATTGTCTTCCCGGTGGGGACAGTCGTCCATGGTTTGAATAAAGGCCTGGAATTTTTTAAAGGTGGATGTGTCCATGGCATGCTCCATGCGGCACGCAGTTTCATCAGCCTTTTGTTCCTCCACGCCGACAAAACGGATCAGAAAATCTTTTAACATAATATGACGCTTTTCAATTTCTTTTGCTATTTTTTCACCTTTGGGTGTCAGGGTTACATAGCCGTAGGGTTCATAATTGATCAGTTCCTGGGCTGCCAGTTTTTTGAGCATCCCGGTCACGGATCCGCGCTTGATGTCAAGCCGTTCGGCAATATCCTTTGACCGGGCAACCGTATTGGTGGTCTGAAGTTCAAGTATGGTTTCAAGATAGTCTTCCAGGCTTTCGGACAGGTCAATTGCTTTTGTCATTCATCTTCCTCCGGTTGAAATTTAGCATTTTTTATAATGAAGCGTCTTGATAAGTTTATCAATATATTTTTTGAAAGTTTAAAAAAAAATTAGGCAGAGTCTTACATTTTGCAGGGTAAGCCTAAAGTGTTGTCAGACCGTAAAATCTGATTATACTATGATAGAACATGTTGTTGCAGCTTTTACCCGAATCAATAACTTTTAATTATAGAGGTAATTCATGAGCGATGATCCCAGACCCATAACGCCTGAGATTGTAACAGAAGAGGAAGAGGAAAATGAAAATAAAGGTGAGCTGGTTACCCAGAGTAGCAAGCCTAAATTTTTGTATCTTGTGCCCATAACCGGACGTCCCCACCTGCCGGCTCAGGTCCAGCCTTTAGTTGTCAGCAAGAAGCGATGGGAAGAGACATTGGCCAAATCAGCCAAGGAGAACCAGGGGCTTTTAGGGTTGTGCTATTTCAGTGAAGTCAAGGGAAAGTACGTATATAAAGAAGATTTTCCCAAGATCGGATGCGTTGTGCGCATGCTCAATGTCCAGGAAGTGGCGGACAATCTGCAGTTCATTGCCCAGGGCCTGGAGCGGTTTAAAATTAAAAAATTTTTGTCCGACAAGCCCCCCTTTGTGGCGGAGGTGGAATATTTCCCTGAATCCAAAGACGATGAGGATACGGTCAAGGCCTATGCCATTTCTATTATTTCAAATATTAGGCAGCTTTTGTCCTTGAATCCTTTGTATTCCGAAGAACTCAAACAATACCTGAATCATTTTTCACCGGACCAGCCTTCGCCTTTGACCGATTTTGCGGCCGGTATTACCACCGCGTCCGGGGATGATCTGCAGGATATCCTTGAAACCGAATCCATTTTGGACCGGATGAAAAAGGTTATGATGCTTCTGCAAAAGGAGATTGAAATCGCCAAACTGCAGACAAAAATCCAAAAGGACATCAATACCAAGGTCGATGACAACAAGCGAAAATTTTTTCTCAGAGAGCAGCTTAAGGCCATTCAGAAGGAGCTTGGCATTCAAAAGGATGATAAAACCTCTGATGTGGATAAGTTCAAGGAGCGGTTTGCAGAACTAAACCCGCCGGAACATGTGGTTAAACGTTTTGATGAGGAGATTGAAAAGCTCTCCGTGCTTGAAACCGGGTCCTCGGAATACGGCGTGACCCGTAACTATCTGGACTGGGTCACCTCTTTTCCCTGGGGGGTCTATTCCGAAGACAACATTGATATAGAGCGGGCCGAAAAGGTGCTTGACCGGGATCATGCCGGGCTCTCCGATGTCAAGGAACGGATTATCGAATTTTTTGCCGCAGGCGTGTATAAAAAGGATATTTCAGGGTCCATCATTTTGTTTGTAGGGCCGCCCGGCGTGGGAAAAACCTCAATCGGCAAGTCCATTGCCGAAGCCCTGGGTCGAAAGTTTTATCGGTTTTCATTAGGTGGAATGCGTGACGAGGCCGAGATCAAGGGACATCGGCGCACCTATGTGGGGGCTTTGCCCGGAAAAATGGTTCAGGCTTTGAAAGATACGGCCGTGGCCAACCCTGTGATTATGCTTGATGAGGTCGATAAAATAGGCGCATCCTACCAGGGAGATCCTGCTTCGGCATTGCTGGAAGTGCTGGATCCCGAACAGAATTCAGCATTTTTGGATCATTATCTTGATCTTCGCATTGATCTGTCCAAGGTGCTGTTCATCTGCACGGCCAACACCCTGGACACCATCCCGCCTCCCTTGCTGGACCGTATGGACCGTATTAATTTGAGCGGGTATATCAGTTCCGAGAAGTTGGAGATCGCAAGGAAGCATCTGTGGCCCAAGCTTTTGAAACGCAATAAGCTCAGTGCCTCCACCATCACCATCACCGAACCCACCATCCGGCATCTCATTGAAGGGTATGCACGGGAAGCTGGGGTCCGTAACCTTGAAAAGCTTTTGAACAAGATCATCCGCAAAAGCATTGTCAAAATTTTAAAGGAGAAACAGGAGAAGATCCAGATCAACATCAAGTCCCTGGAAGATCTGCTGGGACCGCCTGTATTTACCGCTGAAAAACAGATGACAGGTACCGGCATTGTGACAGGTCTGGCCTGGACTGCCATGGGGGGGGCCACCTTGTCCATTGAGGCGGTGAAGGTGCATGAAAAAGGCTCCGGGTTCAAACTGACCGGAAAGCTTGGGGATGTGATGCAGGAGTCCGCCTCCATTGCACTTTCCCATGTGCGAGCCTCATCACAGAGTTATGGCATCAGTGAAAATTATTTTGATGAGGCCTTTATTCATATTCATGTGCCCGAAGGGGCCACACCCAAGGACGGTCCAAGTGCCGGCATCACCATTGCCACAGCCATCGTCTCCCTGGCGTCGGGGCGTGAAATTGAAAGACCATTGGCCATGACCGGCGAGATTACACTTACGGGCGATGTCCTGCCCGTGGGTGGGATCAAGGAAAAAATCATTGCCGCCCGGCGGGTGGGCATCAAAGAGATCATTCTGCCCCAGGGGTGTTTCAGTGATTTTAAGAAACTGCCCGAACATATTAAAGAGAGCATTGAGTTTCATTTTGTGAAGAAATATAAAGAGGTATATAAGATCGTATTTGGATAGATGAGGTAGCCTGATCTTTATTAACCAACTTTTACCCGATCCCCTGCCCGGGGATCGGGGTCAGATTGTAAACAAACCCTGTCATTTTGATGGGGTTTGTTCTTCTATCGTTGCTCTGATTTTTTCCCACACCTGTTCCGGAATCTGGGCCCCCATAACCTGGCACACTTCGTATCCGCACATTGATCCTAACCGGCCGCTTTTTTCAATGGAAAGTCCGTTGGCAATGCCGTATAAAAAGCCCGCTGCCCACAGATCTCCGGCCCCTGTGGTGTCCACGGGGGCATTGCCTTTTACCGGCTCAATGCGGGTCACGGTGTTGTTATGCCAAATATAGCTGCCCCGGCTTCCCACTTTTAGAACGGCATATGTAACATTGACAGATAGTTTTTCAAGGGCGGCAGTTTCATCTGATTCCCCGGTATAGGCCTTTGCCTCGTCTTCGTTGGCAATCAGGATATCCACATATTCTTTGACCAGATCCGGCAGAATATCTTGGGATGCATTGACCACCTCAAAGCTTGCCAGATCCAGGGCAACCAGGGCACCTGCCGCTTTGGCCGCTTTGACCGCGGCCATCATCAGCTCGCGGTTAAACAGCAGATAGCCTTCCACAAGGGCAATGGTCGTGTCTGAAAACATTTGGCTGGTAACGTCGGCAGGGTCCAGCAGGCTTGATGCACCAAGATCCGTGAACATGGAACGTTGGGCATCCGGTGTTACAATGGACAACACCTTGCCTGTGGGGGTGTCAAAGTAACTAAGCACGGGTTCCACCTGGCATTCCCAGACCTTGTCTTCAAAAATATCTCCGTATTCATCTTCGCCCCGGGCCCCGATAAACCTGGCTGTACCGCCGAGGTTACCTACCCCCAGGATGGTATTGCAGGCAGCTCCTCCGGGTACAATCACCGGTATCTGGGAGGAAGCTGATATGATGTCCTGCTGTTCAGCAGACGTTACATAGGTCATTCCACCTTTTTCTTTGTTAAGTTTGTGTAAGAATTCATCGGTCTCGTTGATAAGGACATCTACTAAGGCAGAGCCGATTCCGGTGATGGTATTGGAAGGCATAATCTATCTCCAGTTTTATATATAATTATTTTAAAAATGACGGTTATCATCAAAAAGTCGGGCCCGCTTGTCAAGGTGTTTGTAATATTTATGCAAATATAAAGATATATTGATGTATATTTATATGCCATTGACAAAGATGATGATAAGTGTCATTAATATAAAACTTTTTATGTTTCCCGCATTGGCTTTGCTATATTTAAAATTTCAATTTTGCAGCGCCGGAGCCGGGAAATTTTATATACCAACACGCACGCATGCATAAATAAATTACCCCCCCATATTAAGCGTAAGGAGATATCATGTCAGCAAACAAATCTTTTCTGTTTACATCCGAGTCTGTGACCGAAGGCCATCCTGACAAGGTGGCAGATGCCATCTCAGACAGCATTCTTGATGCCATCATGGCCGAAGATAAAAAATGCCGTGTGGCCTGTGAGACACTTGTGACAACAGGGCTTGTCATGGTTGCCGGTGAAATTACAACCGAGTGCTATGTGGACATTCCCGAAGTGGTCAGGGCCACCATCAAGGATATTGGTTATAACTCCTCAAATATGGGTTTTGACTGGCAGACATGTTCTGTTATCACCAGCATTGACCACCAGAGCCCCGACATTGCCCAGGGGGTAAATGAGGGTGACGGGCTTTACAAGGAGCAGGGTGCCGGCGACCAGGGCCTGATGTTCGGTTTTGCCACCAATGAGACCGAAGAATTGATGCCCATGCCCATTATCTATGCCCATAAGCTGACCAGGCGGTTGGCACAGGTCCGGAAGAATGGCGCCCTTGACTTTCTGCGTCCCGACGGAAAATCTCAGGTAACAATCGAATATGTGGACGGTGTGCCCAAACGGGTTGACACGGTGGTTGTCTCCACTCAGCACTCACCGGATGTTTCCTATGATGATCTTAAGGCTGCTGTGATTAAAGAGGTGATTAAAAAGGTAATCCCCGGAGAGATGATGGACGGTGACACCCGGTTTTTCATCAACCCCACCGGCCGTTTTGTTGTGGGGGGGCCCATGGGCGACTGTGGTGTGACGGGACGTAAAATCATCGTGGACACTTATGGTGGCCAGGGTAGCCACGGCGGCGGCTGTTTTTCAGGAAAAGACCCTTCCAAGGTTGACCGTTCCGCTTCCTATATGGGCCGCTATGTGGCCAAAAATCTGGTTGCTGCAGGGCTTGCCGATAAATGCGAAGTGCAGATTGCCTATGCCATCGGCGTGGCCGAACCTGTATCCATGATGGTGGATTTCATGGGAACCGGAAAAATTTCAGAAGCCAAAGCCCGTGAAATTGTCAAAGAGGTGTTTGACCTGCGGCCGGCCGGCATCATCAAAGAACTTGATCTGCTTCGTCCCATCTACAGAAAAACATCTGCCTACGGACACTTTGGACGCAAAGACCCTGATTTTTACTGGGAAAGAACCGTCAAAGCCGATCAGATCAGATCCCTTGCAGGGTTATAATTTACAGCAAAAGGAATTTTTATGAGTCAGAAGCAAGATAACGGATATATAACGCTGGATTTGTCTTTACCCTATAAAGTCAAGGACATTGGTCTGGCCGAACACGGACACAAAGATATGCAGCTGTCCGAAAAAGAGATGCCCGGATTGATGGCCATCCGGGAAAAATACGGCCATGAAAAACCGCTTAAGGGCTTTAAAATAATGGGCAGCCTTCACATGACCATTCAAACGGCCATGCTTATTGATACCCTGTATGAACTGGGCGCTGATGTGCGCTGGGCCACGTGCAATATTTTTTCCACCCAGGACCATGCAGCCGCTGCTATTGCCGACAAGGGTACGGCTGCTGTATTTGCATGGAAGGGCGAAACCCTTGAAGAATTCTGGTGGTGTACGGAACAGGCGCTGACCTGGCCGGACGGCTCCGGCCCGGACCTGATTGTGGACGACGGCGGGGATGCTACCTTATTTGTTCATCAGGGGGCCAAGGTTGAAGCGGATCCATCCATTCTTGACAAGGAGACCAACAGCGGGGACGAGCGCTGCCTCATGGACCGGCTGCGGGAAAGTTATAACCAGGATAAGCAGCGCTGGACCAATATTGCCAAAAAAATCCGGGGAGTCTCCGAGGAGACCACCACCGGTGTGCATCGGTTATACCACCTTGCTTCCGCGGGAGAATTGCTGTTTCCGGCCATTAATGTAAATGATTCAGTGACCAAATCTAAATTTGACAACCTTTACGGTTGCCGGGAATCACTGGCCGATGGTATCAAACGGGCCACAGACGTGATGCTTGCAGGCAAAACCGTGGTCGTTGCCGGATACGGCGATGTGGGCAAAGGATGTGCTGCTTCCATGAAAGGCTATGGTGCTATTGTACTTATCACTGAAATCGATCCCATCTGCGCACTTCAAGCTGCTATGGAGGGGTTTGAGGTTGTCACCATGGACCAGGCCGTAACCCGTGGAGATATTTTTGTTACCGCCACAGGTAATTATCATGTCATCACCGGTGAGCATATTGCACAGATGAAAGATGAGTCCATTATATGTAACATCGGGCACTTTGACAGTGAGATAGAGATGAGTTTTCTGGATAACCATCCGAATGCGGAAAAGATTACGATCAAGCCCCAGGTGGACAAGTGGATACTGCCGTCGGGCCGTTCGGTCATTGTTCTGGCTGAAGGACGCCTGGTGAATCTTGGCTGTGCCACGGGGCATCCCAGTTTTGTCATGAGCAACAGTTTTTCAAACCAGACCATGGCTCAGATTAAACTGGCCCAGGAAGACCTGGAGAAAAAAGTATATACCCTGCCCAAGGAATTGGACGAGGAGGTGGCAAGACTACACCTGAAAAATTTGTCTGTTAACTTGACAAAGCTGACCCAGGAACAGGCCGATTATATCGGTGTGCCTATTAATGGCCCGTTCAAGCCGGATCATTACCGGTATTAGCCGGTACCTGTCCGGAAATCATATAAACAAGGCGGCTTTTGTAAAAGAGCCGCCTTGTTGCGTGTTGAAACGGATTGATTGTTCTTGGTGTTCAAAATAATGAACCCGGCCTGAAAATATGATTCAAGAACGTGAATTGATGTTTTTGTTTTAATTATTAATGTGTTATGTTTTTAATTTTAATGCTATTCTGTGTGCATATTCAAAAAAATGAACTTTTCCCTGCTGAAAGATGTTCAAGGTTAATTTATCTATCGTGTAAAAATCCCATGGAATGATTTTTTAATGTAAAATAATATGTAAAAACAACATATTGTCTTTTTAAGCGAAATTTGTTGGGATGGTGGCACATCAATTGCTGTATACTATTCTATAATTAAGATTGAGAACAAATTCATCTTTTTTTTCTTTTTTCCTTTTCCGAAAAAGGCTGCCGAAACCCGGCAGCCTTTTTTGGTTTTAGGAAAGCTTGGGATACTCAATCCCCTTACGGTTAATGTGGTGAGGGATCTAATTACAATTACATATAAAAAAGGGGTTTACTGCTTTTTTTCCATATTCGATTACTTCGAATGAGCATTCCGACAAATTATACTCCTCGCAAGCACTATGGTTAAAACGGACCGTTTCATTTGTAAATTCAATTTGGAGTGGAATGGTTACCGCGACGTTCTCGGAACAAAGACTCTCTTTTTTATAAGGGCTATATCTTACTTCTCCACCCGCTTCGTTTCTTAATATTATGGCATTTTGGGTGGTGCTTAGCGCTGTTACTTCTCCTTGGTTGTTAAACTGCAAAGAGTTGATATCCCCCATAATGCCTTCCGGGTCATTATCATAGGCTGATATTTTTCCAATTTTTGTTTCAACAGTATAAGGCTCAGCCGGTTCAGCCGATTTTATGGAACCGTCTTCATAAAATGAAATGCCGACTCTAATACGCATTGTACCTATGGGTGTTTTTGCTTCAACAGTCTCCTGCGGCCAGAAAGTGATGCTTTTAATATTGCCGTTTTCATAAAAGACGATATTAATTATTTTCGCTTTAACTGTTCCACAGGGCAGCTTTAACTCAAGGTCTTTGGCCAGGGCATACTCGTCTTTCTCTCCCCAATAACCGCTTAGCTTGCCATTAAGGGGGAAAAGTTTTTTCAATAATTCATTATTATAAAACATGACCAGTTCCGCGGATATTTTTCCGTATTTGGTTTCAATGGTCGCCGCCTCTTGAAGAGGTGCTTTTTTTATATTTCCATTATCATAAAAGTTAACCGGTTTTAATACCCGTCTTCCATGATCATCTACTGAATACTGGGGCACAATGACCCCAACGGGTGTTTTAATCTCAAACCGTTCGGTAAAAATCAGGGATGCGGGATTGCCCGATGCGTATTTTTCCAGATTCTGATAGCCGTTTGTCTCGCCATATTTTGTCTTCAGTGTTTCCACGTTAAGCCTCTTTTTTTTATATTTTTTCGGGTCTATAGACCTATTTTGACATATTCTTGCCATGGATGATCAAAATCCACTCCCCATGCCGGCCATGGGGTTCTTTTTGTTGCATGCCTTGACATCTCGTTGGAGCATAAAGTCCCTGCTGTGTCCCTCGAAAACGGCTTCGGCAGCCTCTATGATTGTTCCGTCCAATTCTAGAATATCGATTTTCTTTTGGTTGAGTATACGGCGAGGGCTGTCGCCGAGTCCGGTGACCATCAATGCCCTGCAATCACGGAGCATATTGCTTAAGTCCTCCCAACGCTGTGTGCCACCGCCGGGTTTGGG
Encoded here:
- a CDS encoding YebG family protein, whose amino-acid sequence is MPVIVQYIVVRDGDKKMTFATKKEADAYDKMLDIADNLFDFLENSDIVLDETRKEEISLLLAEKRDEVMPILRGVSPKAQNNRKKNASSSETAKIRGKAVAKQAASKPAETSEANTDPEVKPVAKSAAQAAPPIKEASSKKSG
- the metK gene encoding methionine adenosyltransferase, which encodes MSANKSFLFTSESVTEGHPDKVADAISDSILDAIMAEDKKCRVACETLVTTGLVMVAGEITTECYVDIPEVVRATIKDIGYNSSNMGFDWQTCSVITSIDHQSPDIAQGVNEGDGLYKEQGAGDQGLMFGFATNETEELMPMPIIYAHKLTRRLAQVRKNGALDFLRPDGKSQVTIEYVDGVPKRVDTVVVSTQHSPDVSYDDLKAAVIKEVIKKVIPGEMMDGDTRFFINPTGRFVVGGPMGDCGVTGRKIIVDTYGGQGSHGGGCFSGKDPSKVDRSASYMGRYVAKNLVAAGLADKCEVQIAYAIGVAEPVSMMVDFMGTGKISEAKAREIVKEVFDLRPAGIIKELDLLRPIYRKTSAYGHFGRKDPDFYWERTVKADQIRSLAGL
- a CDS encoding adenosine kinase, encoding MPSNTITGIGSALVDVLINETDEFLHKLNKEKGGMTYVTSAEQQDIISASSQIPVIVPGGAACNTILGVGNLGGTARFIGARGEDEYGDIFEDKVWECQVEPVLSYFDTPTGKVLSIVTPDAQRSMFTDLGASSLLDPADVTSQMFSDTTIALVEGYLLFNRELMMAAVKAAKAAGALVALDLASFEVVNASQDILPDLVKEYVDILIANEDEAKAYTGESDETAALEKLSVNVTYAVLKVGSRGSYIWHNNTVTRIEPVKGNAPVDTTGAGDLWAAGFLYGIANGLSIEKSGRLGSMCGYEVCQVMGAQIPEQVWEKIRATIEEQTPSK
- a CDS encoding metal-dependent transcriptional regulator, translating into MTKAIDLSESLEDYLETILELQTTNTVARSKDIAERLDIKRGSVTGMLKKLAAQELINYEPYGYVTLTPKGEKIAKEIEKRHIMLKDFLIRFVGVEEQKADETACRMEHAMDTSTFKKFQAFIQTMDDCPHREDN
- the ahcY gene encoding adenosylhomocysteinase, whose translation is MSQKQDNGYITLDLSLPYKVKDIGLAEHGHKDMQLSEKEMPGLMAIREKYGHEKPLKGFKIMGSLHMTIQTAMLIDTLYELGADVRWATCNIFSTQDHAAAAIADKGTAAVFAWKGETLEEFWWCTEQALTWPDGSGPDLIVDDGGDATLFVHQGAKVEADPSILDKETNSGDERCLMDRLRESYNQDKQRWTNIAKKIRGVSEETTTGVHRLYHLASAGELLFPAINVNDSVTKSKFDNLYGCRESLADGIKRATDVMLAGKTVVVAGYGDVGKGCAASMKGYGAIVLITEIDPICALQAAMEGFEVVTMDQAVTRGDIFVTATGNYHVITGEHIAQMKDESIICNIGHFDSEIEMSFLDNHPNAEKITIKPQVDKWILPSGRSVIVLAEGRLVNLGCATGHPSFVMSNSFSNQTMAQIKLAQEDLEKKVYTLPKELDEEVARLHLKNLSVNLTKLTQEQADYIGVPINGPFKPDHYRY
- a CDS encoding efflux RND transporter permease subunit, giving the protein MKALGKWSVAHRVTVNLIMVFLIVAGMFTAMNMKREMFPQFSLDMISIAVDCPGASPEDVEEGICIKIEEQLKSLENIKTMYSTAVEGHAGVVLELDAGTGITAKLNEVRTEIDLIDSFPTLAEDPVVVEIKNNEPAIYAAVYGDVAERTLKQTAEKIRDDLVGFDEISLAELMGVREYEISVEISEENLRNFSLSFDDVVRAVGSGSLELPGGLIKTSGGEFLIRAKGKRYTGAEYEQIPLVTRADSTVVLALFLDLGLAFWVASGIPISFTALLCQK
- the lon gene encoding endopeptidase La — translated: MSDDPRPITPEIVTEEEEENENKGELVTQSSKPKFLYLVPITGRPHLPAQVQPLVVSKKRWEETLAKSAKENQGLLGLCYFSEVKGKYVYKEDFPKIGCVVRMLNVQEVADNLQFIAQGLERFKIKKFLSDKPPFVAEVEYFPESKDDEDTVKAYAISIISNIRQLLSLNPLYSEELKQYLNHFSPDQPSPLTDFAAGITTASGDDLQDILETESILDRMKKVMMLLQKEIEIAKLQTKIQKDINTKVDDNKRKFFLREQLKAIQKELGIQKDDKTSDVDKFKERFAELNPPEHVVKRFDEEIEKLSVLETGSSEYGVTRNYLDWVTSFPWGVYSEDNIDIERAEKVLDRDHAGLSDVKERIIEFFAAGVYKKDISGSIILFVGPPGVGKTSIGKSIAEALGRKFYRFSLGGMRDEAEIKGHRRTYVGALPGKMVQALKDTAVANPVIMLDEVDKIGASYQGDPASALLEVLDPEQNSAFLDHYLDLRIDLSKVLFICTANTLDTIPPPLLDRMDRINLSGYISSEKLEIARKHLWPKLLKRNKLSASTITITEPTIRHLIEGYAREAGVRNLEKLLNKIIRKSIVKILKEKQEKIQINIKSLEDLLGPPVFTAEKQMTGTGIVTGLAWTAMGGATLSIEAVKVHEKGSGFKLTGKLGDVMQESASIALSHVRASSQSYGISENYFDEAFIHIHVPEGATPKDGPSAGITIATAIVSLASGREIERPLAMTGEITLTGDVLPVGGIKEKIIAARRVGIKEIILPQGCFSDFKKLPEHIKESIEFHFVKKYKEVYKIVFG